Proteins encoded by one window of Desulfobulbaceae bacterium:
- a CDS encoding GNAT family N-acetyltransferase produces MVVVRSARSADIETLVGLLAVLFTIEQDFVVDEEKQRQGLRMMLGCNRCCLLVAESDSGVIGMCSGQLLISTAEGGLSLLVEDVVVDSQWRGQGVGRLLMEEMSDWAMINNVSRLQLLADRNNIPALDFYHRLGWQVTGLICLRRTH; encoded by the coding sequence ATGGTAGTCGTTCGGTCGGCTCGATCAGCTGATATCGAAACCCTTGTCGGCTTGTTGGCGGTGCTTTTTACCATTGAGCAGGATTTTGTTGTTGATGAAGAGAAGCAGCGGCAAGGGTTGCGGATGATGTTGGGCTGTAATCGATGTTGCCTGTTGGTTGCAGAGAGTGACTCCGGCGTGATTGGGATGTGTTCCGGGCAGCTGCTGATTTCAACGGCAGAGGGAGGTCTCTCTCTGTTGGTGGAGGATGTGGTGGTTGATAGTCAGTGGCGTGGGCAGGGGGTTGGTCGGCTATTGATGGAGGAGATGAGCGATTGGGCTATGATCAACAATGTTTCTCGTCTTCAGTTGTTAGCGGACCGTAATAATATCCCGGCCCTTGACTTCTATCATCGCCTGGGATGGCAGGTGACGGGACTAATCTGTCTGCGGAGGACCCACTAG